Part of the Sorghum bicolor cultivar BTx623 chromosome 1, Sorghum_bicolor_NCBIv3, whole genome shotgun sequence genome, CTTCTGATGAGTGATGACCTTCAACCAATATACCTACCACCAAACAAACCAAccttaattaaaaaagaaaagagaagaaaattgGTGTTGTCCAATTCTACCATGCCATGCCATTAGCTTCGGAAGTCCTCGCGCACGTTTATTAGTGGATGGTTGCGGTGGTTGATGTTTGACGTACGCATGAGCGATGAAGCCGTTGGacccaattttttacaatttagccgttttttttaagaaaattctCTTTTGGACCTCTGAAAAACTTAAACTCAGTTTTGGACCTAAGGGGTCGACGCCgtgcttcatggcgtcgaggttaGACGTCTCGACGCCGTGgatcacggcgtcgagctcCATGGCCTGGCCCAGCGTGGCGTCTGCGTGGCGGTTTACGTGGCAAAAAAAAATCCTCGTCGGAAAAAAAAGCTGGCGTCGAGCTCGACGCCgcagatcacggcgccgagctgTTCAATGGCGGAGGGAGAGTGGGAACTCGAAGAAGGCCACTACTGTTCGCAGACGGCAGACGTACAGGCCGCTATCTGCAGGGCATGGCCGTGGCCGGCGAAGGGACAGGACGAGGACGGCACGCATCCAGCGCAAAGCCCGTTCCAGCCACAGCCACGGCCCGGCCGGGCGTCTGCATGCGCAAACGTGTGCCGGGCGCTTCCGCTTGGCGTCCCGTACGTTGCTGGGGATCTGAATGTGCAATGGCGGAGGGAGAGTGGGAACTCGAAGAAGGCCACTACTGTCCGCAGATGGCAGACGTACTCCGCGTCGGCGTTTTTGGATTGAAcagctcggcgccgtgatctgcggcgtcgagctcgacgccgtgatctGTGGCATCGAGCTCGGCGCCATAATCCCGGCGTcgagctttttttttttccggCGAGGATTTTTTTTTGTCACGTAAACCGCCACGCAGACGCCACGCTGGGCCAGGCCATGgagctcgacgccgtgatcCACGGCGTCGAGACGTCTAACCTCGACGTCATGAAGCACGGCGTCGACCTCCTGGGTCCAAAACTGAGTTTAAGTTTTATAGAAGGTTCAAAagagaatttttttaaaaaaaaccaaattgtaaaaaattggggCACTTCGAAGCATCGGGTTGATCAAAATTTAAGTTTAGTTCCACACATGCCTACCAGCTCCCGTCGTCTTGAATCAACTGCGCGCAGCTTGGCTGGCGTGCATGGTGGAGTCGAAAGTCCAAGTCCACCCGGGTGTTTAGGAGAAGATTACCGCAAATCTCGCTGTAAACTAAAGTAGTGCCAGCACGAACTGAGTGCTCAGAACCTGACAAGCCTTTTCCCACTAAATCCGCCATGGACATGTGAGTATCGTTTTCAACTGTCCTGGAACTGGAAGACTAGAATTGGATCCGAAACTCATTTCCTGACCTACCCAAACCCAAAGCATGGTATTTTAGGGCGAGTACATGTACACTTATGTACTTGAGGTCTCATAGGTTCTGTGCTTTGtagcatcttttttttttgaaaggttCTATGTAGCATTTTTTTATGCATGATATGAAGGAGAAAGAGACCGTTGTTTTAAAAAGCAACCACCTCAtagtctaaaattttatacTAATAGTTATGAAACTGAATAAGTATCACTAAACTAATCATGCAATGTATTTTCATAGTaaacttatttgaaaattttatacAAATGTAAACTCCATATATATGTCTAAAAAGTGTGCGTATCTCATTTTTGGAGTTAACCAATCTCGAGTTTGATCTAATATATGTAAAAAAGGTACTAATTTATGAAATTGAATAGGTATCACTAAATTAATCATGCAATGTATTTTCATAGTAAACttatttgaaaatataaatgtCAGTACTATTTTCTGTACATCTAATTAATTTTAGGATTGATTGACTCCTTGAAAACAAGACATGCACTCTTTTTAGAACAGAGAGATAACACACTGATTCATATTTGTAATCTACAAATTGAggaatttttttattatttgagttgtCTATGAAATCATCTTAAGGTTGTGTACTCAcgaatttatattttttttaatccaCAAATTAAAGAGTTATGGTATTATGAGTTGCCTATAAGACAACACCAACATACCTATACTATATATTACGAAGGTTGCAACCCTTTGTTCATCTGAGACTACAAATAGTATCAATGTACAAAATCATTTTTTGTTGTGGTTGTTGTTGTATATTTTTGCTTCAAAGCTCATTACTGCCCACTCGGCAGAAGATTGCTAAAAACACCGCAGAATTTTGGCAATTTTCTTCTTTGACTTACTTTGCTCTTCATGAACGCGCAAAGTTGCGTGTTCGCGAAATTTTATTTCTTCTTTGACTTGTCGGCATGAAATTAGCCAACAAAGGCGAACAAGTTGGATCTGTTAGCCGTATCTTTCAAGACTCAAGAGCGGACGGCGTCAAGGCATAATGACAAGCATTAGCTTTTAGCTTTGGCATAAGAAATTTCACTATTAGGAAAGCCAGAGCTTTAGTAAAGCGAATGAAGAATAAAGACGCATGCAAGCACACTAaggcaaaagaaaagaaaagaaatggaCAAAGAATCATTATGTTTTTTCTAATAAAAAAGGCAGGTCATTAGACTCTAATTTAGATGTTCAATTGTTCGCGTAGTGCGCCGGAAGCCTTGAAGAGTTGGAGGCAAGGAGATGAGTCAAGTGATCGAGTTTGTATGCTTTATGTTTTGACATTTCTTTATTATGAATGACACTGAAAATACGTAGCGTCTGGCATTTCGTCAAATCCTCTTGGGCTGTTGCCTGTTGACGAGTTCAGCAGAATCGGGGAAATTGTACAAAGAAGACCCAGATGAACATGTTCATGGGCCAAGCCAGGGAAGCAATAGTGCGTTCAGACTTCAGGCTAGAAGATGATAAATTGAACAACCTTTTGAATCTGTCAAGTGAAGCCACAGCAGCGACCATCGACTGGTACTATATGCCGGAACAACCAAAATCTGGTTGCATGAGAAATGAACCTTCAATTTCAATTTTCAAGCACTTCAGTGTTCAGATTAAGAGGAAAACTGAATAAATACCTATTACTATTAGTGTCACTCCAATATACGGTAACACTGCCTGCTCGGTGCCATCATATTACAGACTAAAACCTAGCTCAACCCCTCGTGGAACAGGGCCAGGAACCTATGCAAGACCAGCGAATTCTTCCCCTGCTACAAAACCGTTTTTCCTGTATCAACTAGAGGTCCAATCACCCCTCAAACTCCTCCCTCAGCTTCTCATCTGATTGCAGCTACAAAGAATTACAGAAAGGTGAAAGGAACATGTGACCAGGCGGTCCCATACTACACTGAGACGGCAAAACCCTGATGCCATCCTCCCAACTGGTAGAACAAGCCTGGTTCAGGTTTTCAGTGAGCCGTGTCGCCTGTGTGCTAATGCTCCTCCTCCGTTTTGGCAGTCCAGTACGTCTTAACCGCCATGAGGACCTTCTCTGGATTGAAGGGGCCATCCTCGTGGTCCATGATGCGGCTTTCCCACCGCATCCGCTTGGTTATTGCCTGGACTTTCGTGAGCACGTCAACTGTGTCACGGATGATAGCTGTGCCCTCGGGCCTTAATATCCTATCCATCTCCAAGAGGATGTCAGTTATATCACACCTGAAAAGTTTAGGAGAAAACACATCATGAGGGCCTGTATATTGTAAAAAGTGCCATATATTATGGATATTTCAGAGCTGAAGCAATGCTCCCACACTTGCTGACAGAGGAGCTCTTGTGAATAACCAAGGTCAGTTTCAGAAGACATGAGAGTAGGGGCAGTGGTAGAACCGTAGAAGTATAACAAATATGTCAGAAAAACACACCAGGACAACAGTTAAACTAGAGTCCTGTGTTAAAGGCAATATTAACAGTGTTCGCAAAAAAAAGGCAATATTAACAGTAAATTGTACTGCAGGACATgcagtcatcaaatgggcaagGCTGAAGACTATCTCACATTTAATTAGAGGTGAACATGTTGCACTGAAAAAAATGATAAGGTGCCGAACAAAACTCAAATATCTTCTCATAATCATAAATCACTAAAAAATTATTTTGATAAAAGCTGATGTCTTCCTTAAAAGGCTACGGCAAACTATCAATTGATTATGATTTTGAAGGCTGACAAAATGATGGCCAAACAAAACAAAGGTAACAAGAAGACAGCAAACAGTAATGTCATGAACATGGCTAAAATAAAGAGTGAAGTGCAGAATTTCCTCACCTGTCTTGGTAGATGCTAAACAAATTGTCAGCATGCAAGAGGTCATAGGTTCTTGGATACGTTGAGAAAGCTTCACACCAGTCCTGATATGTGCCAATGAAGCCTCGCTCGTATATTGCACCAAGGGTGTCCCGGTCAGAGTTAACAGGGACGACATTCATCACCCACACAGGGTACTTCACTAAAGAAGCAGCAAACCCACCCATGTTTGCGTTCATGTCCATCACATTTCTGTATCTATTCTCTGCTATGGGTATGATGCGCTTGTAGTATGCCACCCTCTTCTCCCACAACTTCTTGTCCTCATCAAACTTCTTTGCATCCAATCCTGGAATCATGCCCCTTCTAATCCTGGGGGGAACTAAGAATGCCCTCTCTGGCCATTTCTCCACTGCTCCTCCCGCCACTTCTCCCTGGTTGCTTACTTCAGGCAATGGAGTAACACAGGCTTCCATCTGTCTGTACCTGTATATGGAACGGCAAAGGAATAAGTAATAGACAACTAAATGGATCATCACACCTATTTTTATTGGATAAGCGGTTTTATACCAAGCAGCATCAGGATTGTCACTCTTGCAGATATGGGGTGTCTTATATGTCTTCTTAATGTTGGCACACTCAAGGTGGTTCTTAGGCTTCTGCCAGATAGAGAGATCCCTCTTCTCAACCACTTTGTTCCAGCAAAGGCTCCTCGCGATATCCTCAATATTGTCTTGCTCTTGCTTGAGGTCGTCCTTTGTCCTCTCCCACCCCACGTGGTGCGTCTTCCAGTTGATTGGAGGACCCGAGAGAATCCAATATCCTCCTGGCCTTAGAATCCTATCGACTTCAGCAAGGTATAGCCCATCTAAAGGAAATTTGAGAACATCCACTAGTCAGTTCGTTTCTACCCAAGGACAACTTGAAAAAGTAGAAAAGATACACAGTGGATCAAATGGCAGAGGATGAAGTACTCACCATGTTCATACCAAGGAATCAGACAGCGAGAGCAATGTGCCATATCAAATGCCCTAGATGGGTAAGGCAACCGGTGTTTCCCCATCACACCAATGATGGCAGGGACACCTCTTTCCAGTGCGAATTGCACCTGAGCTTCGTGCGTGTCTCTTGGCGCAAATGACATGGCAATGATGTTCCTCTTCAGCAAGTAAGCTCCCCAACTAGCAACCTTCAACAACAAAACCATCAGCACTATTACAACGCACAACTAGAACCTAAACCAAGGCATTCTTCCACTTACCCCACAACCCGTGTCAACAGCGGTCCTGATCTTGCCATCCGATAATGAGATGAGCTTATCAATATCATCTATGTAGGCATCAGCACCACGTGGGAACATAGTGCCACCACCAGGGAACTTGAACTTATCGCCCTCAACCTGGATCCAGTTCTGCACTGCTTTCTCAATGCTGAGCTCCTTGTGGGGGATGTTGTTGAAATAGGCGTAGTCCCTGCTATGAGGCCACTTGAAGGGGGTCCTGTACCCAGGCGGTGCTGGGATGAGGCATCGGACCTGCTCGTCCTTGCCAGGACAATGGCGCTCCCGGTACACTAGCATGGCACGGTCGAACCGCCGCCCGCGCTTACGGTCCTCACACGGCGTGTACTCACTGAAATTGAGAGGGCATGCCGGAAACTGCTGCAGTTCCCCATCGCCGTCCGTGTTGTTGATGGTGAGCCGGTGGTGTGCATCAAAGTCAAGCACCTCACCGGAGCCTGGCCCAAACGACGGCACAGAGCCAGAGGACTGTGTCGTGGAGGCAGTTGTGGGATCACAGCCAACCCGGGTGATCCCCGAGTTGCCTATGGGCTTTGGAAGCGTGGTGTTCTGCCATGCGCCAAGGACGTAGAAGGCAATGCAGAGCGCGCTTACAACAAGGATGTATGTCAGGCGCTGCTTCTTGGATTCCTGCAGCTGCTGGGCTTTGGGAGAAGCTGGGTATTCCTTCGCCATGGCTCCTGCAGTTCCAAGAACCAGTGAGGTGTCAACAGAATTTAATTTGATCTAATGAACAAAGGCACCAAATTTAGGAACAGCTCACAGAGTTCATAGTAGAGGGGTTAAACTGACAAATTTAGGCTACACGTCTTTGATTTGAGCAATTGAGATGAACACAGAAGATGAAGGCATAGGGTACTACACGCAGTGAAAGAAATCTAAGAAAGTATCAAGATTTGAAATTTAGTAATTTACCATGCTTCAGTGAGGTTTTTGGGCACAATCACAGTACCGTTTGGTGAGATCAAAACTAACTAGTTTGAACACTGGCAGTAAATTTCTGTGGCTAGCTACGACTTTAGAACTTGGAacgataaaaatataaaattcagaaaGCGGAAGGAGATGGAGATAGCAGATTTGCTTGATCTGATTTCTGAACAACACCTGAATTTATGTTTGCCCAAAACTAAAGAGCACCAATTACCAACCTAACCCATAAAAACAAGTTAGAAGAAGCAGCCAGAGGAAAAGATTAACAATCAGAGCCTCAGATCGTGATAAAAATCTCCAAAAGGTTTTGCTTCGCCCGAGAGGAGAAAACTGTGCAGAATCGTATGCAAGCTACGCCCAAATAAAAACAGCAGACTATGCTTCTTGCTGAAGGCAAGTATGTCCTTCTAGCATAAAGGGCAAAGGAGGATAAACAGTACAGATTCCCAGCAAAAGGCAAATCAGAAGGCACACAACAATGGTAGCTGAGCACCAGCCCATGCCAATGAATCCAAACGAAATGGGAATCAGACCCCATCAATGCTCCTGAGCGGGAGCCGTTGCATTTCCGTATGGATCCATCCCCTCCAAGAAACAAAGCGCACGAAACGAAATCAGCGGAGGGACCTGACCTGCGAACAAGAAGCCAGCTCAGGGAGGCCGCGCACCGGAGGACGCcaagacgacgaagaagaggcaGAGTACCCCCCAAGCTCCAGAGGGGGGGAAGGCCGCAAGGGGACAGGAGAGTAGCACCACGGGTCCTGCCTATTTATGCGAGCTCTGCACTTCAGCAATGGTGAGGTTAGTGAGGCAGGCACTGAGAAGAGCCAGTGGTGAGGGAGTGAAGTGGTGGCGTGATGCCGAACACGCTCACATGTCAGCAGCGCCCCAGCTAACCCTGTCCTCCCTTTCATAAATAAAGATGGAGGCCACACCCGGAAAGATCAGGCCGACATGAGCATAAAAATAGGGTGGAATTGGTGGGAAGGAAAAAGCGGGCAGCCACCGAGGGCGAGGCGAGACCACGGCCTGTCCTTGCTCACGTGGTAATGGTGTTGGAGCAATGCCTGCCTATGGAGACCCCAGAGACAGCGAGAGCAGTGGATCCTCGGAGGAAGATGATTTCTAAGATGAAATAGTCTTCGGTCCTTGGAATTAGGCCTCTAGCACGAATGTGACGTTTCTCTATCCTTTGGACTGTGTATGCATGGACCATGACGAGAAATATGCTCTAGATTTCTGACATATTGGTTTCTGAACAAAATTTCTGGACTATTGGTTTCTGAACAATCTTTGACATTTCAAGaatctaatttttatttttcttgtttggctctttaggccttgtttacttccaccaaaaacacaaaatttttcaagatttcccgtcacatcgaatctttagacgcatgcatggagtattaaatatagataaaaatagaaactaattatacagtttggtcgaaatttacgagacgaatcttttgagcctaattagtccatgattggacaataattttcacaaacaaacgaaagtgctacagtgacgCGAAATTTTTTCGCTCAGGAAGTAAACACGGCCTTAGGCAACAAACAAACACCAATCAGCTGCCTTTTCCAAGCAGAGGATTATTGGTGCTTTGCTCCGAGAGCGCCATGCTGAACAACTTGTTTAGGACATTGTATCTACTTAATTAGGATTAGGAAAAGGATATCCTTTTTCGAGACAAATGTCACCAACAATCCTGTTGGCTAATTTAACCGACTACTACATTGGAAGGGGACAAAAACAATTGTCAATGTCAGACAGAAAGCCTTCACACGATTCCAAGAAATAATAAAAACATGAATGAACACAACGAAATTAACCACACGAGAGCTGCAATAAATCTTGGAATTACCCACCTTATAACGATGTATATATGTCCCAGTATTCCCTTGTCACCATAGCAAATTCGCTCCGCGACTGTCGCCCACTCTATCATTGATCTGGGCAGCTTTGCCCGCCCATGATGGTTGTTTGCAGTAGAAGCA contains:
- the LOC8065861 gene encoding probable methyltransferase PMT18 — encoded protein: MAKEYPASPKAQQLQESKKQRLTYILVVSALCIAFYVLGAWQNTTLPKPIGNSGITRVGCDPTTASTTQSSGSVPSFGPGSGEVLDFDAHHRLTINNTDGDGELQQFPACPLNFSEYTPCEDRKRGRRFDRAMLVYRERHCPGKDEQVRCLIPAPPGYRTPFKWPHSRDYAYFNNIPHKELSIEKAVQNWIQVEGDKFKFPGGGTMFPRGADAYIDDIDKLISLSDGKIRTAVDTGCGVASWGAYLLKRNIIAMSFAPRDTHEAQVQFALERGVPAIIGVMGKHRLPYPSRAFDMAHCSRCLIPWYEHDGLYLAEVDRILRPGGYWILSGPPINWKTHHVGWERTKDDLKQEQDNIEDIARSLCWNKVVEKRDLSIWQKPKNHLECANIKKTYKTPHICKSDNPDAAWYRQMEACVTPLPEVSNQGEVAGGAVEKWPERAFLVPPRIRRGMIPGLDAKKFDEDKKLWEKRVAYYKRIIPIAENRYRNVMDMNANMGGFAASLVKYPVWVMNVVPVNSDRDTLGAIYERGFIGTYQDWCEAFSTYPRTYDLLHADNLFSIYQDRCDITDILLEMDRILRPEGTAIIRDTVDVLTKVQAITKRMRWESRIMDHEDGPFNPEKVLMAVKTYWTAKTEEEH